A genomic segment from Oncorhynchus keta strain PuntledgeMale-10-30-2019 chromosome 9, Oket_V2, whole genome shotgun sequence encodes:
- the LOC118387752 gene encoding rod cGMP-specific 3',5'-cyclic phosphodiesterase subunit beta-like has product MSATKEDVEKFLDGNPAFAQGYFNKKLTPGTLSVMAGISESKVDFGMLQELGQIEEGQILFDLIKEMQENVNMEKVVFKILKRIVALIQADRCSLFMYRERNGIAELATRLFNITTESELDDCVVHPDHEIVFPLDLGVVGNVAQTKKHVNLKDVNESSHFSSFVDDLTEYKTRNILASPIMNGEDVVAVIMALNKTTGPHFTTEDEDLFLKYLRIATLNLKIYQLNYLYNCETRKGQVLLWSANKVFEELTDIERQFHKALYTVRAYLNCDRYSVGLLDMTKEKEFFDIWPVLMGDQPPYSGPLTPDGREVIFYKVIDYILHGKEDIKVIATPTLEHWVLCTGLPTYVAETGLICNIINPATEEMFKFQSEPLDDSGWTIKNVLSMPIVNMTEDIVGVATFYNRKDGKPFDQQDEELMEAMTNFLGWSHLNTDTYDRMKMIENRKDIAQDMVLYHVKCRDDEIQNILKTRQYFNREPCDCEEEEFLQILKKELPGPKKFEIYEFGFSDFDCTELELVMCGIQMFYEVGVVKKFQVPQEVLVRFMYSISKGYRKMPYHNWRHGFNVGQTMFTLLTTGNMKRYYTDLEVMAMITSAFLHDIDHRGTNNLYQVKSGNPLAKLHGSSVLERHHLEFSKFLLADESLNIYQNLNRRQNEHAIHLMDIAIIATDLQLYFKKRTMFQKIVDLSKTYEDEKKWVDWMSLETTRKEIVLAMMMTACDLSALTKPWEVQSKVALSEAAEFWVQGDLEREVLENQPITMMDRNCAGELPKLQCGFIDFVCTFVYKELSRFHPAIQPMYDGMLNNRKEWKAKQEEYEAQQAILKAQSGSKTCSVC; this is encoded by the exons ATGAGTGCGACGAAGGAAGATGTTGAGAAGTTCCTGGATGGGAACCCGGCTTTCGCCCAGGGCTACTTCAACAAGAAGCTCACACCGGGGACCCTCTCTGTGATGGCAGGCATCTCGGAGTCCAAGGTGGACTTTGGGATGTTACAGGAGCTGGGTCAGATAGAGGAAGGCCAGATCCTGTTCGACCTGATCAAAGAAATGCAGGAGAACGTGAACATGGAGAAAGTGGTGTTTAAGATTCTGAAGAGGATCGTCGCCCTGATCCAAGCTGACCGCTGCAGCCTGTTCATGTACCGGGAGAGGAACGGCATCGCGGAGCTGGCCACTCGTCTCTTCAACATCACTACAGAGTCAGAGCTGGACGACTGTGTGGTGCACCCTGACCATGAGATCGTCTTCCCCCTGGACCTTGGGGTGGTGGGAAATGTGGCCCAGACCAAGAAACACGTCAATTTGAAAGATGTCAATGAG AGCAGTCACTTCAGCTCATTCGTCGATGACCTGACAGAGTACAAGACCAGGAACATTTTAGCCTCGCCCATCATGAACGGAGAGGATGTGGTGGCTGTGATCATGGCCCTGAACAAGACCACTGGACCACACTTCACCACTGAGGATGAGGAT CTTTTTTTGAAGTATCTCAGAATAGCCACTTTGAACCTGAAGATTTACCAGCTGAACTACCTGTACAACTGTGAGACGCGAAAAGGACAG GTCCTGTTGTGGTCTGCCAACAAGGTGTTTGAGGAGCTGACAGACATTGAGAGACAGTTCCACAAAGCCCTGTATACAGTGCGGGCCTACCTGAACTGTGACAGGTACTCTGTGGGCCTATTGGACATGACCAAGGAGAAG GAGTTCTTTGACATCTGGCCAGTGTTGATGGGAGACCAGCCCCCTTACTCTGGACCTCTTACCCCTGATGGCAGA GAAGTCATATTCTACAAAGTCATTGATTATATTTTGCATGGAAAAGAGGACATCAAAGTTATTGC GACTCCCACTCTAGAACACTGGGTTTTGTGTACTGGACTTCCCACATATGTGGCTGAAACTGGTCTT ATATGTAACATCATAAATCCCGCAACAGAGGAGATGTTCAAGTTTCAG TCAGAACCCTTGGATGATAGTGGTTGGACCATAAAGAATGTGCTGTCCATGCCAATCGTCAACATGACGGAAGATATCGTGGGCGTGGCTACATTCTACAACAGGAAAGATGGGAAGCCATTCGATCAGCAGGATGAGGAGCTAATGGAG GCTATGACTAACTTCCTGGGCTGGTCCCACCTCAACACAGACACCTATGACAGGATGAAAATGATAGAGAACCGGAAAGACATAGCTCAGGACATGGTGCTCTACCACGTCAAGTGCCGTGATGACGAAATACAGAATATCCTG AAAACCAGACAGTATTTCAACAGAGAGCCCTGTGactgtgaagaggaagagttcctgCAGATTCTG AAAAAAGAACTGCCTGGCCCCAAGAAGTTTGAGATCTATGAGTTCGGGTTCTCTGACTTTGACTGCACAGAGCTGGAGCTGGTGATGTGTGGGATCCAGATGTTCTATGAGGTCGGAGTGGTCAAGAAGTTCCAGGTTCCACAGGAG GTTCTGGTACGCTTCATGTACTCTATCAGCAAAGGCTACAGGAAAATGCCCTATCACAACTGGCGCCACGGTTTCAATGTCGGACAGACCATGTTCACACTGTTGACG ACAGGGAACATGAAGAGATACTACACAGATCTGGAGGTGATGGCAATGATCACATCTGCTTTCCTCCATGATATCGACCACAGGGGCACCAACAACCTCTACCAGGTGAA ATCTGGTAACCCACTTGCCAAGCTTCACGGCTCATCCGTCCTGGAGAGGCATCATCTAGAATTTAGCAAGTTCCTCCTGGCAGACGAG TCCTTGAATATATACCAGAACCTCAACAGAAGACAGAACGAGCATGCCATCCACCTCATGGACATTGCCATCATTGCAACAGACTTGCAACTCTATTTCAA GAAGCGAACAATGTTCCAGAAGATTGTCGACCTATCAAAGACCTACGAAGATGAGAAGAAGTGGGTGGACTGGATGTCCCTGGAGACGACCAGGAAAGAGATTGTCCT GGCCATGATGATGACAGCATGTGACTTGTCAGCCCTCACTAAGCCATGGGAGGTACAAAGCAAG GTGGCGCTGTCTGAAGCAGCTGAGTTCTGGGTGCAGGGTGACTTGGAAAGAGAAGTTCTTGAAAATCAACCCATT ACAATGATGGACAGAAACTGTGCTGGTGAACTGCCCAAGCTGCAGTGTGGTTTCATTGACTTTGTCTGCACATTTGTCTACAAG gAATTGTCCCGCTTCCATCCGGCCATCCAGCCGATGTATGATGGCATGCTGAACAACAGGAAGGAGTGGAAGGCCAAGCAGGAAGAGTACGAGGCACAACAGGCCATCCTGAAAGCCCAGTCAG GGTCCAAGACGTGCTCAGTGTGCTGA
- the LOC118388017 gene encoding ATP synthase subunit e, mitochondrial-like has product MVPPVAVSPVIKTARWSFLLIGMFYGKQRYDYLKPRAEKERLVEEAEKKIREEQEKIAKALAEASEDTILK; this is encoded by the exons ATGGTTCCTCCAGTTGCAGTCTCTCCTGTCATCAAG ACGGCCAGGTGGTCATTCTTGCTCATTGGCATGTTTTATGGCAAACAAAGATATG ACTATCTGAAGCcaagagcagagaaagagaggctggTTGAGGAGGCAGAGAAGAAGATCCGAGAGGAGCAAGAGAAAATTGCCAAAGCACTGGCAGAag CCTCTGAAGACACCATCCTGAAATGA